Proteins co-encoded in one Arachis hypogaea cultivar Tifrunner chromosome 11, arahy.Tifrunner.gnm2.J5K5, whole genome shotgun sequence genomic window:
- the LOC112722223 gene encoding nucleolar protein 56 — protein sequence MALFLLYESASGYALFEAHGLDEIGQNTEAVRSSVSDLNRFGKVVKLRSFNPFTSALDALKQCNAVSEGILTDELRTVLETNLPKVKEGKKAKFSLGVSDPKIGSQISEVTKIPCQSNDFVNELLRGVRLHFNKFVGDLKPGDLEKAQLGLGHSYSRAKVKFNVNRVDNMVIQAIFLLDTLDKDINSFSMRVREWYSWHFPELVKIVNDNYLYAKVAKYIEDKAKLSEDNIPALTDIVGDEDKAKEIVEAAKASMGQDLSPVDLINVHQFAQRVMDLSEYRRKLYDYLVSKMNDIAPNLASLIGEVVGARLISHAGSLTNLAKCPSSTLQILGAEKALFRALKTRGNTPKYGLIFHSSFIGRASARNKGRMARYLANKCSIASRIDCFSERGTTAFGEKLREQVEERLDFYDKGVAPRKNIDVMKSALESVVKKDTETDTQEVPVEASGKKDKKKKKQKAATVDEADEMAVVDKAPETTNGDAVEDHKSEKKKKKEKRKLEQEMELDQAVGDGAAGDQDGTAKKKKKKTKDKRDDDDGEVPEAATETKKKKKKSKSKDAE from the exons ATGGCGCTGTTCCTTCTCTACGAGTCTGCTTCGGGCTACGCCCTTTTCGAGGCTCACGGCCTCGACGAAATCGGTCAGAACACCGAAGCCGTTCGGAGCTCCGTTTCCGATCTCAACCGCTTCGGTAAGGTCGTCAAGCTCCGCTCCTTCAACCCTTTCACCTCCGCCCTCGACGCCCTCAAACAGTGCAACGCCGTCTCCGAAG GCATATTGACCGATGAGCTGAGAACTGTCTTGGAGACTAACTTGCCTAAAGTGAAGGAAGGGAAGAAGGCCAAGTTCAGTTTGGGTGTTTCGGACCCTAAGATTGGTTCTCAGATATCTGAAGTCACCAAAATTCCCTGTCAAAGTAATGATTTTGTGAATGAGCTGCTCCGTGGAGTGAGGCTCCATTTCAATAAGTTTGTTGGTGACCTCAAG CCTGGAGATTTGGAGAAGGCACAACTTGGTCTGGGGCATAGCTACAGCAGAGCCAAGGTGAAGTTCAATGTTAATCGGGTTGACAATATGGTCATCCAAGCAATCTTCCTTCTCGATACACTTGATAAGGACATCAATTCATTCTCCATGAGGGTCAG AGAATGGTATTCATGGCATTTTCCTGAACTGGTGAAGATTGTGAATGACAATTATCTTTATGCGAAAGTTGCAAAATATATTGAGGATAAAGCAAAGTTGTCTGAAGACAATATTCCGGCTCTAACTGACATAGTTGGAGATGAAGATAAGGCAAAGGAGATTGTTGAAGCTGCCAAGGCCTCCATGG GACAAGATTTATCCCCAGTGGACTTGATTAATGTCCATCAATTTGCACAGAGGGTAATGGACCTATCTGAGTATAGGCGGAAGTTGTATGATTACCTGGTTTCTAAAATGAATGACATTGCCCCAAATTTGGCCTCTTTGATTGGTGAAGTTGTTGGTGCACGATTAATATCTCATGCTGGTAGCCTCACAAATTTAGCGAAGTGCCCATCTTCAACCCTTCAAATTCTTGGTGCAGAGAAAGCTTTGTTCAG GGCACTAAAAACTAGAGGAAATACTCCCAAATATGGTCTGATATTCCACTCTTCATTTATTGGTCGAGCATCTGCCAGAAATAAGGGTCGAATGGCTCGCTATCTTGCAAACAAATGTTCAATTGCATCACGGATTGACTGCTTTTCTG AAAGGGGTACAACTGCTTTTGGGGAGAAACTTCGTGAACAAGTTGAGGAGCGACTTGACTTCTACGACAAGGGAGTTGCCCCTCGTAAAAACATAGATGTCATGAAGTCTGCCCTTGAAAGTGTAGTGAAAAAAG ATACAGAAACGGATACACAAGAAGTGCCAGTTGAAGCATCAGGAAAGAaagacaagaagaagaagaagcaaaaagcTGCTACTGTAGATGAAGCTGACGAAATGGCTGTAGTGGATAAAGCCCCAGAAACTACAAATGGTGATGCAGTGGAGGATCATAAatcagaaaagaagaaaaagaaagaaaagaggaaatTGGAACAGGAGATGGAGCTTGATCAGGCTGTAGGTGATGGTGCTGCTGGTGATCAAGATGGAAcagctaaaaagaagaagaagaagacaaaggATAAGAGAGACGATGATGATGGAGAAGTACCAGAGGCTGCTACTGAgactaagaagaagaaaaagaaatcaaaAAGTAAGGATGCCGAGTAA